In the Telopea speciosissima isolate NSW1024214 ecotype Mountain lineage chromosome 2, Tspe_v1, whole genome shotgun sequence genome, one interval contains:
- the LOC122650716 gene encoding uncharacterized protein LOC122650716, which produces MSLNPILVVEIFDVWGIDFMSPFPNSFGNLYILLAIDYVSKWIEAISCKSNDHIVVVKFLKENILSHFDRPRAIIGDGGKHFCNRPFETLMKKYGITHKLATPYHPQTSGQVEVSNRQIKQILEKTIKPNRKDWSLSIVDALWAHRTAFKTDLGQSPYCLGYEKVCHLPIELEHRAFWAIQKLNFDLPTTGSHRKLQLLELEEVHNDAYEDAWIYKAKTKAFHDQKILRKVFIVGDKVLLYNSHLNLFLGKLRSQWDGLCIVQ; this is translated from the coding sequence ATGTCACTCAACCCAATTCTAGTGGTTGAGATCTTTGATGTCTGGGGCATTGATTTTATGAGCCCATTTCCAAATTCATTTGGGAATTTATACATTTTGCTGGCTATTGATTATGTCTCTAAGTGGATCGAAGCCATCTCTTGCAAGTCCAATGACCATATTGTGGTTGTCAAGTTCCTCAAGGAGAATATTTTATCCCATTTCGATAGACCCCGTGCTATCATTGGTgatggaggaaagcatttttgCAACCGACCTTTTGAGActctcatgaaaaagtatgggATCACCCACAAACTGGCTACACCTTACCACCCTCAAACCAGTGGCCAAGTGGAGGTATCTAATAGACAAATCAAGCAAATATTGGAGAAAACTATCAAGCCAAATCGCAAGGATTGGTCCCTTAGCATTGTGGAcgccttgtgggcccatagaACTGCGTTCAAGACTGATCTTGGACAATCCCCTTACTGCCTTGGGTATGAAAAGGTTTGTCACCTTCCTATTGAGCTAGAACATAGAGCATTTTGGGCAATCCAAAAGCTGAATTTTGATTTGCCCACTACCGGTTCCCATAGAAAACTCCAACTACTTGAGTTGGAGGAGGTCCATAATGATGCCTATGAGGATGCATGGATCTATAAGGCAAAGACCAAGGCCTTTCATGACCAAAAGATTCTTAGGAAAGTTTTCATAGTAGGTGATAAGGTGCTTCTCTACAATTCCCACTTAAATTTATTTCTAGGGAAGCTGCGATCCCAATGGGATGGCCTATGCATTGTACAATAG